The segment GCGACCCATAGGGTCGCCAAGAGTCCGTCGCGAGCATTCCAAACGCGCGCGTACATCCCTGCAAGGCGTTCGTGCGATCGTCGCGATCGTCGTCGTCATCGATAGAGCACCGTCGGCGCGCGCACGCTTCGCAAGTCGACGTAGACGACGTTTTCCGGCGCCGCGATCTTGGGCACGATCGATTTGAAGAGCGTCACCTTCTTCGCGAGGTCGTCTTCGGTGCCGAGGATCGCGCGCAATCCGTCATCGGAGGTGACGGTGATGCCCGTCGCCGGCTTGAGATCGACTTCCGAGACGCGGAGTCCGAGAGCTCGCAGCTGGACCAGCGCATCGTACGCCTGCTGGAAGTCGTCTCCCGGTATCGGCGAACCCGGTTCAAGGCCGGAGGGTGCCGGGTCGATGCGGATGAGCGGCAAAGCGGCGGCTTGCTCTTCCCTTGGGTCCGATCGACCGACGGCAGAGACGTCGAGAACGCGCCCGGTCGCGTCGATCAGCGCCTCGGAGGCGCCAGGCTCCTCGGCCGACGCACCCGAGAGACGCACGCGCACGACCGCTTGACGCTCGGTGACCGAGACGGAGATTCGGTTCGGCCACGTCCGCTGCACTGCGGCGGTCGCGACCCACGGAAGAGCCTCGATTCGGCGCCTCGCGGCCGCGGTGTCGAGGAGCCAGACGTTCGTGCCCTTCGGGAAACCTGCGGCGTAGAGTACGTCGGCGACCGGCGTGCGCGCTTCGCCCGAAACGTTCAAGCCGGCGAATGCGAGGCGTGGATCGCCCGCCTCTTTGAATCCGAACGCGACGAGCGCCGTCGCGAGCAGGACGAGCGCCACGACGGCGACCTGAACGCCGATCGAATGCGGGGAGTCCTTGACACGCCTACGCACGTCCGAAGGCCACCCCGTCGAAGAGATTCGCGAACGCCTCCGCGACTCCGGCGCCGAGCGGCGCGACCACACGCTGCGCAGCTTGTTTTGCCAGCGGCGAGCCGTTGCCGACGGCGTACGATCTGCCGGCCCAACGGAGCATCGGGGCATCGTTGTCCGCATCCCCGATGGCGGCGACTTCCGTCCGATCGAGCCGTCGCTGCGAGGCGACCCACGCCAGCGCGGTCGCCTTGTCCGCTTGAGGATCGGTGACTTCGAGATATTGAGGAAGGCTGCGGAACACATTGGCTCGCTTGCCGAAGCGAGCGCCGAGCTCCCGCACCTGCTCTTGGACGGTCGACGGGTCCGAGATCGCGAGCAGTTTCATCGGCCCTGGCCCGGGTGCTTTGCCCGTCAAGAGCGCGCCAAGATCGGGGACCATGACAGGCTCGACCCGCGACAACCTGAGGTACTCGTCGGTGCGGGCGTCCGTGCCGTCGAGATAGAGCCGATCGCCGAAATAGAGTTGGACGCGCATGCCCGCGGTGCGGGTCGCCTCGAGCGCCTCGAGCGCGATCGCCGCGTCGAGCGGCACGGAACGCTCGATCGTCGCGCTGTCGATGTCGAACACCGCGGCGCCGTTGAGCGAGATGAGAAAGCCGTGCAGACCGAGCGCTCTTGCAAACGGCACGCCGGCTGAGAAAAGTCTGCCGGTGGCGATGCATATCTCGACGCCGGCGGCGGCGGCGTGCTCGATGGCGCTCCTATCGGAGTCCGATATTTTCAGGTCCGGACCGACGAGGGTCCCATCGAGGTCGACTGCGACGAGCTTGACGGAGCTCACGCCTCCGCTTCCCAGACATTGTCTCCGCCGAAAACCGCCGCAAGTTCGGTTCGGAGCTCGGCGGTCGGCGTGACCGATTGGCGCAGCGGCTTGCGCTCGTCGCTTCCGGCGCCCGCGTGGAGCACGATACGGCACGAGCCGCCGGCGGCTTCGAGGACGAGCTCGCGAAGGCGAGCGAGACGACGCGCGTCGGCTGCGTCGCCGAGCAGCTTCACGTGGATGGATCCCGCTTCGGCCTTCTCGGTGGCGGCCGTCGCGCTCACGCCGTTCACAACCGCGCGCGGCACGACCGGCTGATAATCCCGAGTGCCTATGGCACGTGCGTGAGCGAGCGGCCACGCTTCGAGCGCGTGCAGACTCACTTCCGGCCGATCGTCATCCGCGGCGTCGACGTTGACGGCCGCCAGCGGCTTCCCGATCGCGCGCCGCTCTTTGACGCGGCCTTTGACGACGACGACGGCATCGTCGGCGAAGATCGGTGCGAGCTCGGCGTACCACTTCGGGAAGACGACGACCTCGACGGCAGACGTCATATCTTCGAGGCGGGCGATGAGCATCTGGCCGCCGGCCTTCGTCACGACGCGCCGGGTCGACGACACGACGCCGCCGATGACGGCGAAATCGTCCTCGGGCAGCTCGCGCAGACTCGCGATGCTGCACGTTGTCTTGCGCGCGAGGTCCGCCGCCTTATCCGCCAGCGGGTGACCCGAGAGATAGACGCCGATGGCTTCCTTCTCGTACGACAGGCGCGCTGCGGGCGACAGCTCGGGTGCGCCCGGCAGCGCCGGAGCGGGCAGAGAACCGGTGTCGTGTCCGCCGAAGAGCGACGTTTGGCCAAGATCGCGGTCGCGCGCAAGCTGCTGTCCGTAGTCGATCGCCGCTTCGATCCCCGCCAGCTGGCGAGAGCGGCCGCCAGGCAACGAGTCGAGCGCACCACCCTTGATCATCGACTCGAGAACGCGCCGGTTGACGAGCCGCGTGTCGACGCGGGCACAGATGTCCGCGACCGAAGCGTACGGCCCGTTCGTGCGCTTCGCTATGAGCTCGACGATGGCGCCCTCGCCGACGTTCTTGAGCGCGCCGAGACCGAACCGGATAGCGCCGTCGACGACCGTGAAGTCGGTGCTGCTCTCGTTGACGTCGGGCGGCAAGATCGGCAACCGCAGACTCACGCATTCGGCGAGATACTCGACGACCTTGTCGGTATTGCCCTTCACCGATGTCAGCAGGGCCGCCATGAACGCGAGCGGATGATTGGCTTTGAGCCACGCGGTCCTGTACGCGAGCAGCCCGTAGCAGACCGAGTGCGCTTTGTTGAAGCCGTAACCCGCGAAGGGCTCGATGAACAGCCAGATCCGCTCCGCGAGCGGCGCCTCGATGCCGTGGCTGACGCAACCCTTGACGAACTTCTCGCGCTCGACGGGGATCTTCTCTTTGATCTTTTTGCCGATGACCTTGCGGAGCGCGTCGGCTTGGGCGACGGTGTAGCCGGCGAGCTCGCGGCAGATCTGCATGACCTGCTCTTGATAGACCGCGACGGAATACGTCTCTTCGAGGATCGGCTCGAGCTTCGGGTGGAGATACGTGATCTTGCGCCGGCCGTGCTTGCCGGCGATGAAGTCCGGGATCCAGTCCATCGGCCCGGGGCGATAGAGCGCGACCATCGCGATGACGTCCTCGATGCGGGTCGGCTTGAGCTCGGCGATGTAACGCCGCATGCCGGCGCTCTCGAGCTGGAAGACGCCGGTCGTCTGACCTGCCGACAGCAGCTCGTACGTCTTCGCGTCGTCGAGCGGGATCGTCTCGATCTCGAACTGGGGATCGGCCGTCCGCTTGATCTCGGCTGCGGCGGCCGCGATGACCGTCAGGTTTCGCAAGCCGAGGAAATCCATCTTGAGCAGACCGACGCGTTCGACCCACTCCATCGAATATTGCGTGTTGATGTCGTCGTCGCCAAGGCGTACGAGCGGCGCGTAGTCGGTGATCGGACCGGGTGCGATGACGACGCCCGCGGCGTGCGTCGACGCGTGCCGAGCGAGACCCTCGACGCGCATCGCCGTGTCGAGCAGGTTTCGTGCCTGCGGGCTGGACTGATAGACGGACGTCAGTTCGGGAACCGTGTCGATCGCCTGGCGGATGGTCACGGGATTCGTCGGGATGTTCGGGATGAGCTTCGCGATGCGGTCGACGTCGCCGAGCGGCACGCCCATGACGCGGCCGACATCGCGCACGGCGGCACGCGCCGCCATGGTTCCGAACGTCACGATCTGGGCGACGCGATCTTTCCCATACTTCTCGGTGACGTATTCGATGACTTCATCGCGGCGCTCGAAGCAGAAATCCGTGTCGATGTCGGGCATCGAGATGCGATCCGCGTTGAGAAAGCGTTCGAAGAAGAGATTGTAGCGGAACGGGTCGACGTCCGCGATCCGCAGCGCGTACGCGACGAGGCTGCCGGCGGCCGAGCCGCGACCGGGGCCGACCGGAATGCCTCGCTCGCGCGCGTAGCGCACGAAATCCCACACTATAAGGAAGTACGACGCGTAGCCCATGCTGTTGATGACGCTAAGCTCTTGCTCGACGCGCTCGAGGTGCTTGGGCTCCGGCCGGCCGTAGCGCTCGACGAGCCCTTCCATGCAGAGCTTCCGCAGATACGCCTTGTCGTCGGTCTCACCGGAAGGCACCGGGAAGGCAGGCAACGCGAAGGACGTCGACTCGAGATCGATGTCGACCATGTCGGCGATGTCGATCGTCGCGTCGCACGCGGCAGCGTCGTCGTCGAACAGCTCGCGCATCTCTTCCGCCGACTTGACGTAGAAGTCGTCGCCGTCGAAGCGCAGCCGGTCCGGGTCGGAGACCATGCGCCCGGTGCCGATGCACAGCAGGACGTCGTGCGCGGCGGCATCGTCCTTGCGCAAGTAATGCGAGTCGTTCGTCGCGACCGCCCTGATGCCGAGCTCGGCCGAAAGCTGTCGAAGCTGCGGGCGCACCTTGTCTTCGAGCGCCATGTGATGGTGGTGCAGCTCGATGAAGAAACGCTCGCCGAAGATCGCGCGATAGCTGCCGAGAAGCTCGCGCGCGCCGGCGACGTCGTCTTTCAACAGCCGCTGCTGCACCCCGCCTCCGAGGCAGCCGGAAAGCACGATGAGACCGCGGTTGTGAGCGGCGAGCAGATCGAGATCGACGCGCGGCTTGTAGTAGTAGCCGTCGATATATCCGGTCGAGACGAGTCGGATGAGGTTGCGGTAGCCTTCGGCGTCGGCCGCGAGCACGGTGAGATGGTATTCGTCACGCGCCGTCCGATCGCGATGTCCGCGCGGTGCGACGTACATCTCGCAGCCGATGATGGGCTTGATGCCCTGCGAACGGGCCGCGAAATAGAATTCGAGCGCACCGTAGAGAACGCCGTGATCGGTGAGCGCGATCGCCGGCATGTCGAACTCTTTAGCCGCGCCGATGAGGTCGTTGATCCGGCACGCGCCGTCGAGGAGCGAGTACTCGCTATGGACGTGAAGGTGGACGAAGCTGCGCGCCATGGATCTCCGGGTGCTCGAACACGTGTTTGGACTGTATTCCGGGTCCCTTCGACGCTCCCTTGTGGAGGCGCTTGTGGGCCGGCTGTGAGCGGCTGTCCATAAATCGACAATCTTGTGGAAGGACCGGACGCGTCGAGGTCGCTTTCGGCGCCGAGGGGAACGGCGCGTCGTGACCGACAGGCTCGATATCCATTCCCTCGCGCTCGGCGCCGAAACGCGCATCCGTCCGCACGTCCCCGAGACTCCGCTGAGGCGGTCCGACTTCTTGTCGGACGAGCACCACGCCGACGTCTATCTCAAGCTCGAAAACCTCCAACTCACAGGCTCGTTCAAGGTACGAGGCGCTTTCACTAAACTGCTCTCGCTCGGGCAACGCGAGCGCTCGCGCGGCGTCGTGGTCGCGTCGACCGGCAATCACGGCCTCGCGATGGCGTACGCGATGAAACGCCTCGGTGTCGCCGGAATCGTTTTCGTACCCGAAGGCGCCGCCGCGACAAAGGTCGACAACATCCGCCGGTACGGCGCCGAGGTCCGCTTCCATGGACCTGAAGGCGGCGCGACCGAGCGGCACGCGCGATCGTACGCAGCCGAGCACGGGATGGTCTACGTCTCGCCGTATAACGACGTCGACGTCGTCGCCGGCCAAGCCACGGTGGGCGTCGAGATCGCGCGCCAACTCGACGGCGTCGACGTCGTCATCGCCTCGCTCGGGGGCGGCGGCCTCATCGGCGGCATCGCCGGGTTTCTGAAAGCCGCCTCGAAGCGCGCACGCGTCGTCGCCGTCTCGCCTCGAAATTCGAAAGCGATGATGGAGTCGGTCAAAGCCGGCCGCGTCATCGATACCGAGCATAGACCGACGCTCTCGGACGCGACGGCCGGCGGCATCGACCATGACACGATCACCTTCGATCTGTGCCGCCTGTACGTCGACGATTTCGTCGACGTCGACGAGGCCGCCATCCGCGCGGGGATGCGCGACGTCATCGAGCGCGAGCATCTTCTCGTCGAGGGTTCGGCGGCGGTCGCCGTCGCCGGTCTCGCCGAACTCGATGGCCTCGCCGGCAAGAAGATCGCCGTCGTCCTGTGCGGCGCGAATATCGACGCGTCGAAGCTCAAAGAGGCCTTGTAGCGGTGGAGCTTTAGCTCGACCGGGTAAGAAAACTCGCCGCTCGGCCGCGTCGTTGGGCAATCCGGCTACGGACCCGAAGTCACGGCGAATCATATGACCGCGCGGCGATGACCTTCGGCCCTAGGCCAGTCATCGGGCCTCAATACAATAGTGCCAAATGCAGTGCGGACCGTCTACGGCGCACCGCGTCTTGCACGTGCGCACGATCCTCTTCGCGATCGTCGCAGCAGCGGTGCTCGGCGTTGGCTGCAGCCACTCGGCGCCGATGTTCGCGGTCCCTAGCGGGCCCGGGTCGGCAGAGCGCGTGCATCGCGACGATCAGGCGCCCGCACATCTGCTCACCTGGATCAACGCTGACCACGCGAACCCCGAGCCCGACTGGTCGAGCGTCCGGCCATATCTCGATTACGCGCTCGTCGGGCAAAGCGTTCGAGACGTGCTGCTCGCGCAGTCGATCGCGGCCGGCGGGATCGGCGTCGTGCCGTATACGAACCCGAACCATCAGGCGCAAGACGGCAAGCCGCATTTCCCGGACAACCTGCCGCAAGACTTCGCTCACGACTGCCAGGGCGCGCGCATCTATCGCATCGGCTACGGATATCCCACGCCGCCCCCGGGTCCACCGCCGACGCCGACCGACTACACGACGTACCTGATGGATCCGCATTCGACGCATCTCGCGCAGTCTTGGGCGGACGAAGTGACCGGGTTCGTCTCTCAGACCGCCGTCACTCCGGCGTACGTCTTCGAAGATACGGCCGATTCGATCAGGAACATGAACGCCGCACCGTGCCGCTACTCACCTGGCGCATGGACCACCGCGAGCATCGGCCTCGATCAGAACATGATCGTCGACGCCGCCGCGGTTGGCGATTCCGTGTCGATCGTCTATAACGGACTCGGCACGTCGCTCCATCCGAACCCGTCGCGCACGCCGCAGGCATTCGGCCTCAACGCCGTGGCATCGGGCGGCATGGCGGAGAATTGCTATTCGCGCCAGCCGGCATCGTCGCCGAACAACCCGGATCCGACGCCCGAGCCGGCGCACGGTTCGCAGTGGCTTGCGACCGAGAACATCGAGCTCGAAATGGCGGCCGCGCAGAAGTTGTTCGTGTGCAATGCTAACAGCGGCGGCCGCACCGCGGCGGAGACGCAAACCGGACTGCGCATGTACGTCATCGCATCCGTCTTGCTGACGTACGATCCGGCGACGACGATACTCGACGAGGAGTTCAAACCGGCGAGCGGCTTCGAGGTGTTGCCGGAATCATCGATCGTCGCTGTGCAGCCCCTCGCGCCGGCGCCGGCAGATATCTCCGGCCTTGACACGAGCGGCGTCTATGCGCGGCAGTATGCGACGTGCTATGTCGGCGGCAAGCTGATCGGATCGTGCGCCGCCGTCGTCAATCCGAGCGTCACCGCCACGTATCCATTTCCATTCGCGGGCACGTACACGGGGACGCTCAAGATCGTCGGCGGCGGCGTGCTCGATGCCGGCGCGAAGATCAAGCTCCTGAGCGGCGTGCCCGGCACGATTGCACCGAGAAGCGCGGCGGTCGCATTTGCGCCCGCGCCATCTCCAACGCCCTAGCCGTTGATCGCGGGCGGTCCGCCGCGATCGTGACCGATGCCCGTCGCGGCCGCACCGCCGCCGAACAATACTTTCCACGCCGCCATGACGACGATGGCGGCGGCGACGACTACGAGCGCGAACGCGAGCAGATGCAGCACCGGCAGTATGAGGCCGATGACGATGAGGATCGCAAGGATGACGAGTATGGTTTTCAACGCGAGCACCTCCTGATGGCGTCATGTACTACCGGGCTATCGGCTCGCGAGTTTCGCCGCGCGACAATCCTCGCAAGGCGTCAACGAAGGACTCATCCCGCAACGGACGATATGGGGTATACTAGGACAATATTCGCGCCGGCGCTTCGTCCCGCATCGCGATTCTGCAGGAGCTGCCTCCTCCATGGCTGTCATCACCGGCGAATCCATCGGCCTCGAACGATTCGGATTCGGACCCGTCCGGTCGGCGTCACGTAATCTCACCGCCGCGGCGCTTTTCGAAGAGTCGATCCGGCGGCGCGAAGGAATCGCGGCGGCCGCGGGCCCGCTCGTCGTCCGCACCGGCAAGCACACGGGCCGATCGCCGCAAGACAAGTTCTTCGTCCGCGAGCCCGGCAGCGAAAAACACGTCGACTGGGGCAAGACGAATAAGCCCTTCGAACGCGACGGCTTCGAGTCGCTGCTGCGACGCGTCGATGAATATCTTCGCGACAAGGACGTGTTCGTTCTCGACGCGTTCGCCGGCGCAGATCCGGCGTATCGCCTCCCCATCCGCGTCGTCACGGAATACGCCTGGCACAATCTCTTCGCGCGTCACCTCTTCATCCCGGCGACGACCGATCGGCTCGCGAGCTTCACGCCTGAGTTCGCGGTCGTCGACGCGGCGAATTTCCTCGCCGTTCCCGAGCGTGACGCCACGCGCTCGGAGACGTTCATCATCGTGGACCTAGGGCGCAAGCTCATCCTCATCGGCGGCACGACGTACGGCGGCGAGATCAAGAAGTCGATCTTCACGGTCATGAACTACTTGCTGCCGCTGCGGGGCGCGATGCCGATGCACTGCTCGGCGAACGTCGGCAAGGCGGGCGATACCGCGATATTCTTCGGCCTGTCGGGCACCGGCAAGACGACGCTTTCCGCCGATCCGGAGCGCGCGCTCATCGGCGACGACGAGCATGGCTGGACCGACACCGGCGTCTTCAACTTCGAGGGCGGCTGCTACGCGAAGGCGATCCATCTGTCGGCCGAGCTCGAGCCGCAGATCTTTCCGACGACGCGCACGTTCGCGACGGTGCTCGAGAACGTCGTCA is part of the Candidatus Eremiobacteraceae bacterium genome and harbors:
- a CDS encoding FtsQ-type POTRA domain-containing protein, producing MRRRVKDSPHSIGVQVAVVALVLLATALVAFGFKEAGDPRLAFAGLNVSGEARTPVADVLYAAGFPKGTNVWLLDTAAARRRIEALPWVATAAVQRTWPNRISVSVTERQAVVRVRLSGASAEEPGASEALIDATGRVLDVSAVGRSDPREEQAAALPLIRIDPAPSGLEPGSPIPGDDFQQAYDALVQLRALGLRVSEVDLKPATGITVTSDDGLRAILGTEDDLAKKVTLFKSIVPKIAAPENVVYVDLRSVRAPTVLYR
- a CDS encoding Cof-type HAD-IIB family hydrolase — its product is MSSVKLVAVDLDGTLVGPDLKISDSDRSAIEHAAAAGVEICIATGRLFSAGVPFARALGLHGFLISLNGAAVFDIDSATIERSVPLDAAIALEALEATRTAGMRVQLYFGDRLYLDGTDARTDEYLRLSRVEPVMVPDLGALLTGKAPGPGPMKLLAISDPSTVQEQVRELGARFGKRANVFRSLPQYLEVTDPQADKATALAWVASQRRLDRTEVAAIGDADNDAPMLRWAGRSYAVGNGSPLAKQAAQRVVAPLGAGVAEAFANLFDGVAFGRA
- a CDS encoding DNA polymerase III subunit alpha, with protein sequence MARSFVHLHVHSEYSLLDGACRINDLIGAAKEFDMPAIALTDHGVLYGALEFYFAARSQGIKPIIGCEMYVAPRGHRDRTARDEYHLTVLAADAEGYRNLIRLVSTGYIDGYYYKPRVDLDLLAAHNRGLIVLSGCLGGGVQQRLLKDDVAGARELLGSYRAIFGERFFIELHHHHMALEDKVRPQLRQLSAELGIRAVATNDSHYLRKDDAAAHDVLLCIGTGRMVSDPDRLRFDGDDFYVKSAEEMRELFDDDAAACDATIDIADMVDIDLESTSFALPAFPVPSGETDDKAYLRKLCMEGLVERYGRPEPKHLERVEQELSVINSMGYASYFLIVWDFVRYARERGIPVGPGRGSAAGSLVAYALRIADVDPFRYNLFFERFLNADRISMPDIDTDFCFERRDEVIEYVTEKYGKDRVAQIVTFGTMAARAAVRDVGRVMGVPLGDVDRIAKLIPNIPTNPVTIRQAIDTVPELTSVYQSSPQARNLLDTAMRVEGLARHASTHAAGVVIAPGPITDYAPLVRLGDDDINTQYSMEWVERVGLLKMDFLGLRNLTVIAAAAAEIKRTADPQFEIETIPLDDAKTYELLSAGQTTGVFQLESAGMRRYIAELKPTRIEDVIAMVALYRPGPMDWIPDFIAGKHGRRKITYLHPKLEPILEETYSVAVYQEQVMQICRELAGYTVAQADALRKVIGKKIKEKIPVEREKFVKGCVSHGIEAPLAERIWLFIEPFAGYGFNKAHSVCYGLLAYRTAWLKANHPLAFMAALLTSVKGNTDKVVEYLAECVSLRLPILPPDVNESSTDFTVVDGAIRFGLGALKNVGEGAIVELIAKRTNGPYASVADICARVDTRLVNRRVLESMIKGGALDSLPGGRSRQLAGIEAAIDYGQQLARDRDLGQTSLFGGHDTGSLPAPALPGAPELSPAARLSYEKEAIGVYLSGHPLADKAADLARKTTCSIASLRELPEDDFAVIGGVVSSTRRVVTKAGGQMLIARLEDMTSAVEVVVFPKWYAELAPIFADDAVVVVKGRVKERRAIGKPLAAVNVDAADDDRPEVSLHALEAWPLAHARAIGTRDYQPVVPRAVVNGVSATAATEKAEAGSIHVKLLGDAADARRLARLRELVLEAAGGSCRIVLHAGAGSDERKPLRQSVTPTAELRTELAAVFGGDNVWEAEA
- a CDS encoding threonine/serine dehydratase; the encoded protein is MTDRLDIHSLALGAETRIRPHVPETPLRRSDFLSDEHHADVYLKLENLQLTGSFKVRGAFTKLLSLGQRERSRGVVVASTGNHGLAMAYAMKRLGVAGIVFVPEGAAATKVDNIRRYGAEVRFHGPEGGATERHARSYAAEHGMVYVSPYNDVDVVAGQATVGVEIARQLDGVDVVIASLGGGGLIGGIAGFLKAASKRARVVAVSPRNSKAMMESVKAGRVIDTEHRPTLSDATAGGIDHDTITFDLCRLYVDDFVDVDEAAIRAGMRDVIEREHLLVEGSAAVAVAGLAELDGLAGKKIAVVLCGANIDASKLKEAL
- the pckA gene encoding phosphoenolpyruvate carboxykinase (ATP), which translates into the protein MAVITGESIGLERFGFGPVRSASRNLTAAALFEESIRRREGIAAAAGPLVVRTGKHTGRSPQDKFFVREPGSEKHVDWGKTNKPFERDGFESLLRRVDEYLRDKDVFVLDAFAGADPAYRLPIRVVTEYAWHNLFARHLFIPATTDRLASFTPEFAVVDAANFLAVPERDATRSETFIIVDLGRKLILIGGTTYGGEIKKSIFTVMNYLLPLRGAMPMHCSANVGKAGDTAIFFGLSGTGKTTLSADPERALIGDDEHGWTDTGVFNFEGGCYAKAIHLSAELEPQIFPTTRTFATVLENVVINGTTRELDLDSDRYTENTRAAYPLTSVTNVAPGGKAGHPRNLVMLTCDAFGVLPPVARMTPAQAMYHFLSGYTAKVAGTEKGVTEPQTTFSHCFGAPFMVHEPVVYAKLLGERIARHDVRCWLVNTGWSGGPYGVGKRMKLAYTRAMVNAAIGGQLGGVAFHADPIFHVEVPASVPGVPDEILDPRNTWPDKAAYEAKAHDLARKFRENFEKFAKTATPEILSAQPAV